One genomic window of Prinia subflava isolate CZ2003 ecotype Zambia chromosome W unlocalized genomic scaffold, Cam_Psub_1.2 scaffold_37_NEW, whole genome shotgun sequence includes the following:
- the LOC134565173 gene encoding uncharacterized protein LOC134565173, producing the protein MRPVFDRSKGPRGVGSSSTAWWTLPPCQVTVRPRDRERFWRRKYGLGSAEVMQILVFFNANLLTPFDIRSLAWTLFPPVEYDFFEYKWTQLAVRAVEQNTTLDPGDPRRTVNTDMLLGTGNYARADGQVGFQPLVQEQCQQIGMAALVQTIQLATPQESCVTIVQGVDEPFLRFVGRLTAAVEKQVSDPAARKLMLQLLARSNCNAVCRGIIEALPGDPPMSQMVEACARITPFNHKMAAMATAVQPAVTTVVQPTVATAVQPAITTAMQPAAAAAVQPTWIVPQGVQRQQGGARARRKQGRKAQKPTAVLVFCAGCGRPNHAVDVCKETVHVNGHSLIGSGNVTWSAKARHVPTQMPQPQPELMEICSAGLQPASAVQRVLTSAQPNLS; encoded by the exons ATGCGGCCGGTCTTTGATAGGAGTAAAGGGCCCCGCGGTGTTGGTTCTTCCTCCACCGCCTGGTGGACTCTCCCCCCGTGTCAGGTGACCGTACGCCCGAGAGATCGTGAGCGATTTTGGCGGAG gaaGTATGGTCTGGGGTCGGCCGAGGTGATGCAGATCCTCGTTTTTTTTAATGCGAACCTTTTGACACCGTTTGACATTAGAAGCTTGGCTTGGACCCTTTTTCCACCAGTTGAATATGACTTTTTTGAGTACAAGTGGACTCAGCTGGCAGTCAGAGCGGTGGAACAGAATACGACACTGGATCCGGGCGATCCTAGGCGTACAGTTAATACTGATATGCTATTGGGAACAGGCAATTATGCCAGGGCCGATGGGCAGGTTGGTTTTCAGCCCTTGGtccaggagcagtgccagcagataGGCATGGCAGCCCTGGTCCAGACCATACAGCTGGCTACTCCACAGGAATCTTGTGTAACGATTGTCCAGGGAGTTGATGAGCCCTTTCTGCGCTTTGTGGGAAGGTTGACTGCTGCTGTTGAAAAGCAGGTGAGTGATCCTGCGGCTAGGAAGCTCATGCTTCAGTTGCTTGCTCGAAGCAACTGCAATGCTGTTTGCAGGGGGATCATTGAGGCGCTTCCTGGGGATCCACCAATGTCACAGATGGTTGAGGCCTGTGCGAGGATAACCCCTTTCAACCACAAGATGGCTGCCATGGCTACAGCTGTACAGCCAGCTGTGACTACGGTCGTCCAACCGACGGTGGCTACAGCGGTCCAACCAGCCATAACCACAGCCATGCAGCcagctgcggctgctgctgtACAGCCCACCTGGATCGTTCCCCAGGGCGTGCAGCGGCAGCAAGGGGGTGCTCGGGCCAGGAGGAAACAGGGCAGAAAGGCACAGAAGCCTACAGCTGTCTTGGTTTTTTGTGCAGGATGTGGAAGGCCAAATCACGCTGTGGACGTATGTAAGGAAACAGTGCACGTGAATGGCCATTCGTTGATCGGTTCGGGAAACGTGACATGGAGCGCGAAGGCGAGGCACGTGCCGACACAAAtgcctcagcctcagcctgaACTGATGGAGATCTGCTCagcaggcttgcagccagcatCTGCGGTTCAGCGGGTCTTGACATCTGCACAGCCAAATCTGTCGTGA